In Acidobacteriota bacterium, the sequence ACTGGCCGTGACTCTAAACAACCCATTGCGATTCTGGTCGTCGCCAGCAGTCATCGCGAACTCGGGGATCTACAAAGCCGGATTCGGAATATTGGTCTGTTGGTAGCAGCGGGCGGCATCCTTTTGAGCATCATCGCCAGTGGATGGTCTGCGGCGCGCATCAGCCAGCCCATCGAAGAGCTTTCGTCGGCTGCGCAGGATGTGGCGGGGGGTAATTGGGAGCGTAAGGTCCATGCAAATTCGGCGAATAATAAGGGCGAAGTCGCGCAGCTCATTGCATCGTTCAATAAGATGACCGATGAGTTGCTTCGGCAACGTGATCGAGCTCTGCAAGCCGAACGCGTGGCAGCCTGGCGCGAACTTGCGCGCCGCCTTGCGCATGAACTTAAAAACCCGATGTTTCCCCTTCAGATTACGATTGAGAATCTGATGAAAGCGCGGCAGCAGAACTCGCCCGAATTCGATGAAATATTCGCGGAGAGCACAGCTACCTTGCTGGCAGAACTGAGTAATTTGAAGAAGATCGTCGGACGCTTCAGCGATTTTTCTAAGATGCCTGTACCCCAGCTGCAGCGCGTCAACATCGACCAAATCCTGGAGGAGATCGCGAAACTATTTGCACCACAACTCGCCTCGACGGCGAAGCCGATCAAGATGGAAACCAGGCTTACCTCGGAGGACCCAAATGTCGCTGCCGACCCGGAGCTTCTGCGACGCGCTTTTGAGAATCTGGTCTTGAACGCTATCGACGCAATGCCTGATGGCGGAACCCTGCGCATCACTACGCTGGGCTCCGCCGAGAATATGACGGTCGAAGTCTCTGATAGCGGTGCAGGATTTGACGAAGAAGAAGCCAGCCGTCTGTTCACCCCTTATTACACGACAAAGCAGCATGGCACCGGACTGGGACTTGCAATTGTGCAATCGGTAATCAGCGACCACGGAGCGAGAATCTCCGTCTCCAGCCGTCCGGGACTTGGAACGACATTCCGCATGGAATTTCAGCGCAAGCCAGCAACGCAGACCAACGATGCGGCCATGGGAAAGGCATAAGCGTGACCAAGGCGCACTTGCTCATTATCGATGACGAGCCAAATACTCTGGCATCGCTCTCGCGTGCCTTCCGCCTTGCCGGGCACGAGGCGGCGGTCTGCGATCAACCCGCGCGAGCTCTCGAACTGGTCAAGAGCCAAACCTTTGATCTCATTCTGTCCGATGTCGTGATGCCCGGGAAAGACGGCATAGCGCTGCTGGAGGAGATCAAGACGCTGGGCGTCACCACGCCGGTAGTCATGATGTCCGGGCAGGCGCACGTGCAGATGGCAGTGCGCGCAACCAAGGTGGGCGCAATCGATTTTCTGGAGAAGCCTATCTCCACAGACAAGCTCCTGCTGACGCTCGACAATGCCATGAGGCTCACGCGTCTCGAGCGGGAGAACCGCGAGCTCCGCGGAACGCTGGGCAAGCATGAACTGGTATGGCGTGGAGAGGTGATGTCGCGCCTCATGGCACAGATTGAACGCGTGGCGGCCAGCGAGACGCGCGTTTGCATCTTGGGAGAGACGGGAACCGGCAAAGAGCTGGTGGCGCGCACGCTCCATCAGAAGAGTCCGCGCGCTGGACAGCCGTTTGTTACGCTCAATTGCGCCGCAGTCCCCGCCGAATTAATCGAGAGTGAACTCTTTGGACATGAAAAGGGGGCGTTCACCGGAGCCGCAGCACGTCATCTTGGGAAATTCGAGCAGGCAAACGGGGGCACACTCTTTCTCGATGAGATCGGCGACATGCCTCTGGCAATGCAGGCGAAGCTTCTGCGCGGTCTCGAAGAAGGAGAGGTAGAGCGAATCGGCGGCAGTGGCACGGTTAAGGTGGACGTGCGAGTAATCGTCGCGACTCATCGCGACTTGACCGAGCAGGTACGCGAAGGCAAGTTCCGCCAAGATTTATTTCATCGCATCTATGTTTTCCCGATCACCCTGCCGCCATTGCGCGAACGGCGTGACGACATTCCCGTTCTGATCGAACATTTTCAAAAACAGATCGCTCGCCAGAACAATTGGAAAGCTACCGAATTTACCGCCGATGCTATCGCTGAGTTGCAAAAATACTCATGGCCCGGAAATGTCCGCGAGCTGCGCAACATGATTGAACGCCTACTTTTGCTGGCGACGAACAACGTCGTGGATCAATCGATCGTGCGAGTGGCATTGCCGTCCAACTCGAGTATGCCTGCCGCTTCCATTCCCGATGGTCAGGGAACCTTGGCACAGCGCATGGATCAGGTCGAGAGAAAGATCATCCTGGCAGAACTGGATCGTCAGCAACATCACATCACCAACACATCCAAAGCACTTGGCGTGGAGCGCAGTCATCTTTATAAGAAGTGTCAGCAATTGGGAATTGATCTAGTAAAAAAGGCGCGCTAGAGACGCAGCATGCTGCGCCTTTACCATAAGGCATGTAATCATCCACATGAGGACCAGATTGAACCAAACCAGCAACTAACCAGTAATCACAATTTCATGAGCCGCCCTAAGTCCGGTGCTATGTTGTAGTTGCTCTGTGCGACATCCGTTACTTCGTCTGTGGTGGATCAAAATTCGAAATTCTTCCGCCTCTTTGCCGTCCTGAGGACGATCGCCGAGGTGGGGCCTGTGGCAACGGCCGACCACGAATTCTCGGATGCCGCCCGGCAGATTCTCGAGCGCATCCTGGGTGCTTTTGAGGCTGATCAAGGCGCACTCCTGCTTCTAGATAGCGCCGCTTCCAAGCTTACCTGTGTAGCTTCGACTGGATTCCCTGGCCTAACCGCTCATTGTGTGCTCCCCCTGGTCGGTGTTTCGCAGCATCATTGGAATCAGACGCGAGCACCGCGCCTTACGAACCGGCAGCAGGATATACAAGAGCTTTTTGGCTCTTCGCAAACTCCTTTCCTCAACGCGATCAAATGCTTCGCGCCGCTGCGCGTGAATACCGGCCCGATTGGCGCTTTGGTGCTCGGTGGGCGGCAGGGTCAAGAAACCTATGGGATCGTCGATCTCGAAGCACTGGAGATGCTGTCGTCGCACGTGGCACTGGTACTGCACAATCACTCATTGGCGGAATCGCTGCGTCATCAGATCGCTGACAATCTGCGGCTCCTCAGCTCACTTCATCATTCCTATGACGATGCGCTTGAGGCGTTCGCAACGACCATTGACTCGAAAGATACTTATCTGCGCGGACATTCGGTGCACGTAGCGCGCTTTTCCGCCGGCATCGCAACCACTCTAGGCATGAGTGAAGAAGAAGTCGCAGGAATTCGCGCGGCTGCGCACCTGCACGATATCGGCAAGGTAACTGTAGATAAGCAGTTTTTCGCTAAGGCCTCCACCCTGCGTCCGGAAGAGTTTCGCGCCATCGCGGACCATACCGTAATGGGCCACCAGATCGTCTCCTCGGCCCGCTTTCCCTGGCCGCAGGTGCCTGAGGTAGTCCGCTGGCACCACGAACGTGCCGACGGCTCCGGATATCCCGACCGCCTGCATAACGACGAGCTTCCGCTTTCGGTACGTATCGTTGCGGTAGGCGATACGTTTGACGCCATGACGAGCGATCGTCCCTATCGTCAGTCGAATTCTGTAATGAGTGTTTGTCATGAACTGGTAAGGCTGTCGCCTTCGAAGTTCGATTCGAGCGTGGTCCAGGCTCTATTAGTGCATTTGCGGCGCGATTTGGAAAACAAGAGCGCCACGCGATTGCTGCCGCAGCAGAAGACGACGCAGATCACCGTCGCGGACATCGATAGGCTTTCTTGCGACCTAGTAGGACGGCTTACTGGGCACCGAGTGTATTCCGCGTGAAAATCTGCATTTCCTGTTTTCAGCGATTGAGTTTGAGAAGAAAGATCGACCGCGAATCGGGGAACTCGCACCTTGTACTCAATTGAAGAGATTTGCGATGCGATGATCACTGCAGGATCAGCCGCTGCTCTTTGCCGTACCGAGCAGGACTTTCTCCTCTGCGCCTTACAGACAGCCGGAGAATTGCTCGAAGTAAGTTGCGTCGTCTTCTATCCCGCAGCTGGACCTCCATGCGGACATATCGGTACGTTGCGCGTAAACGAGCGCGCCGGCAGTGACCTTGAGACTCCCGAACACCTGCCTGCGTCATTTAGTGATTACCTGCGCCGGCAACCGCGCCGCATTATCGTCTCCGGCGACTGGGATTCGCTGAGAACGCTTCTACCCTCATTCGATTTTTCCTGCTGCGCCTCGCTCTGGATTTCGCTCGGTAACGAAGATCAAGTCTTTGGCACGCTGGCGTTATTCGATCACGAATCGCGCCGCTTCGACCGCACTCAGCAGAAGATCTCTGAACTTATTGCGCACCTAATCCGCTTGGGTCTGGAATCTCAAGCAGGCCGACAGACACTGCAAAGCAGTGAAGCCTCCAACTATCAGGAATTTGCAAATCTCGTCGGCGGCGTGGCACGTGATCTCATTAATCCGCTCACCGCGATCTTCGGCTACATTGAGCTGCTGAAAGCGGAAACTGTGGAACCGCGCTCCGCGCATCTAGTCACGCGCATGGAAGAGCAGATCGAGAAAGCTCGAAAAGTGATCGCGGCCTTCTCGAGCGGCTCGGAGATAAAGAAGCTGCGTGGAGGAGAAGGTGTGAGCGTCCCACGAGCGGAGCTGGAGCGGCCGGTTACGCCGATAAAGTCGAAACCGGAGACCGATACATCAGCCTGGCAATCGATTCCACCTGAGGATAATGCAGGTACGCGCATACTCCTCGTTCAGCGCAGTGAAGCGGTACTCGAGTTCCAAAGGTCAGTTCTCAGTGCTCTCGGCGCAGAGGTGATCCCCGCCCTTTCAGCCAACGATGCCCTTGATCATCTTCGCACTTCGAAGATGGATGCCATCATCCTCGACGATGAACTTGAAGAACCTCTTTCCAGCAAGCGCCTCGTCTGGTGGGTACGTGAAAATCGGCCCGAGCTCGCCGAGCGAATGCTGCTCACAGTTTCGCGAAGGCCAAGCCGCGAAACGCGCGAGATCCTCGAAATCGCGATGCTCCCACACGTAACCAAGCCGCTCGAAGTCCTGGAACTTTATTCGCGCGCCCAGCAGGTATTGCAAGCGGGAAAGAACCCGCATCTGCTCCAATAGGAGCAGCCACACTGCCCTTAAGTGGAAGCTCAGGCAAGTGACGCTACTCTCGCTCCGGAATGCGCCACGAGCCCTAGGACCTTCTGCCTCCAGATAAACACTAACAAAGTACCGATGATCGCCAGCGACACGGCCAGGCCGACCCAGACCCCAACGGCACCAAATCCAAGTACGAATCCCAGGTAATATGCAAGCGGCAAACCGATCACCCAATATGCGATGAACGAACTGAACATCGGAATGCGTGTCTCGCCCGCTCCGCGAAGCGCGCCCGTAGCAACGGTCTGTAATCCGTCGAACAACTGAAAGGCGGCTGCGACTAAGAGGAGCATCACACCAATGCGCATAACTTGCGGGTCAGGCGTGAAAGCACGCACGATCAACCGCGGGGCGAAGACGAGCACGAGCGCTGCGACGGTCATGAATCCCGCTCCCATCGAGAGCGCTGCCCACCCTGCACGTCCGGCGGCTACGGGATCGCGACGTCCAAGGGCTTGCCCCACCCGCACGGCTGCGGCTGAACAGATTCCCAGCGGTACCATGTAAGTGAGACTGGCGCAGTTCAGCGCAATCTGATGCGCAGCAACCGAGGCGGCATCGAGCCGCGCGATTAGCGCGGTCGCCGCAGTAAAGACGCCGATCTCGAAGAACATCTGCACAGCCATCGGCAATCCGATCCGTACCAGCTCACGAATTCGTACGAAATCGGGACGCAGGGGACGATCCAGCAGCGGCAGCTTATGCCTGCGGTGCTGCCAGACTACAACGGCGAACAACACCGTGGCCATATAGGTACGCGAAATACAAGTGGACCATCCTGAGCCCGCGACGCCAAACACAGGCGAACCAAGATGTCCGTAGATCAAAATCCAGTCTCCAATAAGGTTCACAACATTGGCGGAAATGAGGGCGAACGTCACCGGCTTCACCAGATCCACAGCCTGGAGATAGCGGCGGAAGGCGAAGTACAGCAGCATGGGCAGAGTGCTCCAGTTCATCGCCCGCAAGAAGGGCAACGCCTGCGCAAGCACTTCCGGATTCACTCCTATTTCGGGAAGCATGCGCCCGATAAACCACACCATCAACATGCAAGCGGGTGCTAACGGCGCCACGATGTACATCGCGTTGAGCAGGGAGTGATTTGCATCAGCGAGGTTTCCCGCTCCGAAGGACTGCGAGACTTTTGTATCCAGCGAAAAAAGAATGCTTCCGCCAAACATGGCGGCCATGTAAAAGATCACTCCGCCGAGACTGACACCGCCAATCGCTTGAGCGCTGTGGGGCATGTGACCCACCATCATGGTGTCCACAAGACCCATCGCCATCCATCCGATCTCTGCCAGAACCAGCGGCCACGCCAGCGCGAAAACGCTTCGCGCCTCCGACTTCACGTCCTGGACAAATCGCCTAACCATGATTGCCTATCCGAACTGACCAGCACTGAAATCCACGCACATCTAAACAAAAAAAATCGGACGTGCGTATGCCGATCGCGTTGACTTGTAGATGAGAACCACTCAAGCCCTGAACCGGGCGCGAAGCAATCGAGCTGGGATGGAATTTCAGTACATCGGAATTTCGCTTGCTGCTCTCCTACTCTACTGAAAATAGTCGCGCCAGTCCAAATGCCGCAGCTGCCGCGAGACTGCCGGTGAGTGTAGTTTGTATCGCACTTCGCAGCGGCGATATCCCGGCAACTCGTCCCTTAATGAAGCCAAAGACCGCGAGCGCCACGATCGTAATGAGAACCGACCATGTCAATGCAGAATACACATCATGCAGAAGGATATAAGGAGCAAGTGGGATCAGTCCTCCTACGATGTATGACACTGCGATCGTCGCAGCACTGTTCCTCGCCCGCTGCGGCTCCGGTTTTTCCAAACCAAGCTCAAAGCGCATCATGAAATCCACCCACGCTTGCGGCTTGCGTTTTAGGGCATTCAGAACAGGCGTACTCTCCTCCTGGCTTACACCGTAGGTACTAAAAATTTCGTAAATTTCGCGCTCTTCGTCCTGAACGCGCTCCACGATCTCTCGCTCCTCTCGCTGGCGCTCGCTTTCGTAGTGACTCGCGTCGCCTTTAGCCGCCAGATATCCTCCCAGTCCCATTGCAATAGAACCAGCCGCAATCTCGGCCGATCCCGCAAGGACGATGAGTCGTGTCACGCTCACGGCACCAGTCAATCCCGCCGCCAGTGCGAATGGTACGGTTAAACCATCCGCCATGCCGATGACGATATCCCTTACCAGATTTCCCGAAGCGAAATGCCGCTCTACGTGCCGAACATCCGCATGTTCATGAGCCATATCAAAGAAGACTAGCCGAATCCGTTCACTCTGCCGAGTAGGTAAACTTGGCTGAGCTTTCGAAAGGTGATTCTCGTGAATCGGTAATGGGCGTGCCGTGTTCTTGCTGATGCGCCGCGAAATTTCTTTTGCAACATCGCCATGCTTTCGTGGTACTTTCGTCTAAACTTCGCCTTGGAGTGAGCGCGGCATGGGACTGCTTCTCATCAACGTTTTTGGGTTAGCCGTCGGTATTGCGTGTACTTACCTGCTGTTGCAAGGTCGGATGGCAGTGTCATTGGAGCGTGTTCGCAATTTTGAGCGCTACCTGGAACAGGCTAATTGCGAATTGCAACGGCTCGGGGCTGAAGTGGTGGCAAAAAGCTCGGCGCTGCTCGAGATCTCCAATCAGCTGTCGGCAACACGGGCGGAACTGGCAGCCGAGCGCCAGGCTGCAATAGATAAGCTTGCTCTCGTACAGCAGAGCGAGCAGCGTTTGTCGGAATCCTTTGATTTGCTCGCTGCGAAAGCGCTAAGAGAAAATACTGCCGAATTTCTCAAGCTGGCGAAGAACCAGTTCGAACACGAACAGAGGATGGCTTCCGGCGATCTGGGCATGAAGAAGGATGCCATTCAAGCTCTCCTCGAAACCGCCAGTTCTTCGCTCAAAGCGCTTGACGAGCAGATTCGCTCCAGCGATGTGGAACACAAGCAAGCGGAAGCCGCTCTGGGTCAGCAGATCACCTCTCTTGTAGATCTCCAGCATCGCCTCTCAGATGAAACGCGCCGTCTCTCGCGCGCGCTGGAACGCCCGACGGTACGTGGCAATTGGGGCGAGGTGCAGCTGCGGCGTGTGGTCGAATTTGCCGGCATGATCGAGCACTGCCACTTCGAGTCGCAAAAGACATTCTCGGACGAAGACGGCAATCGCCTTCGTCCCGATCTAGTCGTGCACATGCCCAACGGCCGTATGATCGCAGTCGACGCGAAAGTCTCGCTGGAGGCATTCACCAAGGCCACCAATGCCGATCAGGAGGAGGAAGTGCGCGCCCATCTGGAACAGCATGCGGCGCAAGTTCGCAAGCATGTCGACGATCTTGCCTCAAAAGCCTATTGGCAGCAGTTTCCCAACTCGCCCGATTTCGTCGTTGCCTTTATGCCCAGCGAGGCGCTCTTAAGCGCTGCGCTGCAGGCGGATTCCACACTTCTCGATGATGCTGCGCAGAGCAAAGTGCTGCTTGCCACCCCGCTCACACTGATCGCGTTGTTGAAAGCTGTGCATTGCGGCTGGCGGGAAGACAGACTGGCTAAAAATGCGGAAGAGATTAGTGCCATTGGGCGCCTGCTCTACTCTCGCCTAGTCACCTTGGGAACTCACCTCTCCAAGCTGGGAGACAACATCGACCGCACCGTCGCTACTTACAATCAGGTCATCGGCTCGATCGAAAGAAGCGCCTTCCCCGCCGCTCGAAAGTTCGAGCAGCTTGGCGCATCTTCGGCCGATATCTTGCCGGAGTTGGAATTTGTAGAACATCTCACACGTCCGCTGCAGTCACCAGAGTGGAAGCAGTCCGACGCTAACGATGCTGCACGCGATTTCAATAACCTGGCTCTTGCCGAAGGCAGCGGAAAACCGTCGTAACGCTCAAATCCGGCTAGCTGCGGCATAATGAATGAATGTAGGACCGTTGGTATCCGTGATACGCGGTCGGTATCCTGCATTGAAGAATGAACCCTCCGAATCCAGCCACGGAAGCCGCGGCTGCAACACCTGCCGCTCCAGCTCCTCAGTCGAACTTTATTCGGGACATCATTGTCCACGATCTCGAGACCAACAAGTTCGGAGGCAGAGTTCAGACACGTTTTCCTCCCGAACCTAACGGATATCTGCATCTGGGCCACGCAAAAGCGATCTGTCTCAACTTCGGCCTAGCGGCCGAGTTTGGCGGGAAGACGAATCTCCGCTTTGACGACACTAATCCTGAGAAGGAAGAACAGGAGTACGTAGACTCCATCATTCGCGATGTCCGCTGGATCGGCTTTGATTGGGGAGATCGGATGTTCTATGCCTCCGACTACTTCGATCAGCTCTATGCATGGGCGGTCAAACTGATTAAGGCAGGGAAGGCCTACGTTGATGACCTAAGCCCCGAAGAGATCCGTAAAACTCGAGGAACTTTAACCGAGTCCGGTCAGAACAGTCCATTTCGGAATCGCTCTGTTGAGGAAAGCCTCGATCTCTTTGAGCGCATGCGGAAGGGAGAGTTCCCGAGTGGATCACGCACGCTACGTGCGAAGATCGACATGGCTTCCCCCAACCTGAACATGCGCGATCCGGTGATGTATCGCATTCTGCACGCTGAGCATCACCGTACCCGGAACAAGTGGTGCATCTATCCTCTCTATGATTTCGCTCACGGCCAGTCTGATTCGTTGGAGAAGGTCACGCATTCGATTTGCACGCTGGAATTCGAGGATCATCGCCCACTGTACAACTGGTTCATCGAGCAGCTCGGCATTTTCCCCTCGCAACAGATCGAATTTGATCGTCTAAACCTGACCTATACCGTCCTCAGCAAGCGCAAGCTCCTGCAGCTGGTAAACGAAGGAATTGTCCGCGGATGGGACGATCCGCGCATGCCTACGCTCTCCGGCGTCCGTCGACGCGGCTACACACCGGAAGCGTTGAGAAACTTCTGTAACTCGATCGGCGTGTCAAAGACGAACGGAATCATTGAGCTGGCGATGCTCGAGCATTTTTTGCGCGAGGATCTCAACAAACGTGTGCCTCGCGTAATGGCCGTGCTCCGTCCGCTGAAGGTAGTCATCGACAACTATCCCGAAGGCCAAGTCGAGGAGATGGATGCGATCAACAATCCCGAGGACGCAACCGTCGGTACTCGCAAAGTCCCCTTCTCTCAGGTGCTCTATATCGAACGCGACGATTTCCGCGAAAATCCGCCAAAGCAGTTCTATCGTCTCTCACTGGGACGCGAAGTGCGATTGCGCTACGGCTATTTCGTTACGTGCACGAAGGTAGTGAAAGACACAAGCGGCGAAGTGATCGAAGTTCATTGCAAACATGATCCCGCGACTCGCGGCGGCAATGCCCCCGATGGACGCAAAGTGAAGTCGACGATTCACTGGGTATCGGCAACGCACGCCCTGAACGCCGAGGTGCGGGTCTACGACAATCTGTTTCTGAAAGAAGATCCCAACGAATTCGAAGAAGGTAAGGACTGGATATCGAACCTCAATCCGAATTCGCTCGAAGTGATCCGCAATGCCAAGCTCGAGCCTTCGCTTGCCAATGCAGGCTCTGGCTCGCGATATCAATTTGAACGACTCGGATACTTCTGCGTCGATCCCGACTCAAGGCCCGATGCTCTGGTCTTCAATCGTACTGTCGCCCTAAAGGACACATGGGCGAAGGTGGAAAAGCGAAGCCAGAGGTAAGTTTCGTTAACCGAACTCGTTTTCAGCTATTGCGGATAGAATTGGAGTTTAAAAGACCGCAACTTCAGGAGTGGCGGCGAGCAAAGCCTTTGTGTATTCGTGCTGTGGCGAGGACGTAACCCGCACCGCATCGCCAATTTCCACGATCTCGCCTTTGCGCATCACCGCGATTCGAGTTGAGAGATAGCGCACAATCGGCATGGAATGTGAGATGAAAAGATATGTCAGTCCGAACTCACGTTGCAGCTTGGCTAGAAGATTGACGATTTGCGCTCCCACACTCACATCGAGCGCGGAGACGGGCTCGTCGAGAACAAGGAAACGCGGTTTAAGCGCCAACGCACGCGCAATGCCGATGCGCTGACGCTGTCCTCCCGAGAACTCGTGTGGATAACGATTCAGCGTGCTTGGCTCCAGTCCCACCGCGCTTAGTAGCTCAGCAGCTCGATGGCGATGATCTCCGGTTTCCCTCCCGTTATCACCGGCGTTGGAATGAATAATCCAGGGCTCCCGCACCATGTCGAATACTCGCATTCTCGGGTTAAGCGATGCGAATGGATCTTGAAAGACGATTTGCATATCGCGTCGCAAGCGGCGCAACTCCGCTCCAGACGCACCCAAAACATCACGCCGATTGAAGTAGACACTTCCGGACGTCGGCTCGATGA encodes:
- a CDS encoding sigma-54-dependent Fis family transcriptional regulator, whose product is MTKAHLLIIDDEPNTLASLSRAFRLAGHEAAVCDQPARALELVKSQTFDLILSDVVMPGKDGIALLEEIKTLGVTTPVVMMSGQAHVQMAVRATKVGAIDFLEKPISTDKLLLTLDNAMRLTRLERENRELRGTLGKHELVWRGEVMSRLMAQIERVAASETRVCILGETGTGKELVARTLHQKSPRAGQPFVTLNCAAVPAELIESELFGHEKGAFTGAAARHLGKFEQANGGTLFLDEIGDMPLAMQAKLLRGLEEGEVERIGGSGTVKVDVRVIVATHRDLTEQVREGKFRQDLFHRIYVFPITLPPLRERRDDIPVLIEHFQKQIARQNNWKATEFTADAIAELQKYSWPGNVRELRNMIERLLLLATNNVVDQSIVRVALPSNSSMPAASIPDGQGTLAQRMDQVERKIILAELDRQQHHITNTSKALGVERSHLYKKCQQLGIDLVKKAR
- a CDS encoding MATE family efflux transporter, yielding MVRRFVQDVKSEARSVFALAWPLVLAEIGWMAMGLVDTMMVGHMPHSAQAIGGVSLGGVIFYMAAMFGGSILFSLDTKVSQSFGAGNLADANHSLLNAMYIVAPLAPACMLMVWFIGRMLPEIGVNPEVLAQALPFLRAMNWSTLPMLLYFAFRRYLQAVDLVKPVTFALISANVVNLIGDWILIYGHLGSPVFGVAGSGWSTCISRTYMATVLFAVVVWQHRRHKLPLLDRPLRPDFVRIRELVRIGLPMAVQMFFEIGVFTAATALIARLDAASVAAHQIALNCASLTYMVPLGICSAAAVRVGQALGRRDPVAAGRAGWAALSMGAGFMTVAALVLVFAPRLIVRAFTPDPQVMRIGVMLLLVAAAFQLFDGLQTVATGALRGAGETRIPMFSSFIAYWVIGLPLAYYLGFVLGFGAVGVWVGLAVSLAIIGTLLVFIWRQKVLGLVAHSGARVASLA
- a CDS encoding iron transporter, encoding MAHEHADVRHVERHFASGNLVRDIVIGMADGLTVPFALAAGLTGAVSVTRLIVLAGSAEIAAGSIAMGLGGYLAAKGDASHYESERQREEREIVERVQDEEREIYEIFSTYGVSQEESTPVLNALKRKPQAWVDFMMRFELGLEKPEPQRARNSAATIAVSYIVGGLIPLAPYILLHDVYSALTWSVLITIVALAVFGFIKGRVAGISPLRSAIQTTLTGSLAAAAAFGLARLFSVE
- a CDS encoding DNA recombination protein RmuC; amino-acid sequence: MGLLLINVFGLAVGIACTYLLLQGRMAVSLERVRNFERYLEQANCELQRLGAEVVAKSSALLEISNQLSATRAELAAERQAAIDKLALVQQSEQRLSESFDLLAAKALRENTAEFLKLAKNQFEHEQRMASGDLGMKKDAIQALLETASSSLKALDEQIRSSDVEHKQAEAALGQQITSLVDLQHRLSDETRRLSRALERPTVRGNWGEVQLRRVVEFAGMIEHCHFESQKTFSDEDGNRLRPDLVVHMPNGRMIAVDAKVSLEAFTKATNADQEEEVRAHLEQHAAQVRKHVDDLASKAYWQQFPNSPDFVVAFMPSEALLSAALQADSTLLDDAAQSKVLLATPLTLIALLKAVHCGWREDRLAKNAEEISAIGRLLYSRLVTLGTHLSKLGDNIDRTVATYNQVIGSIERSAFPAARKFEQLGASSADILPELEFVEHLTRPLQSPEWKQSDANDAARDFNNLALAEGSGKPS
- a CDS encoding glutamine--tRNA ligase (catalyzes a two-step reaction, first charging a glutamine molecule by linking its carboxyl group to the alpha-phosphate of ATP, followed by transfer of the aminoacyl-adenylate to its tRNA), with product MNPPNPATEAAAATPAAPAPQSNFIRDIIVHDLETNKFGGRVQTRFPPEPNGYLHLGHAKAICLNFGLAAEFGGKTNLRFDDTNPEKEEQEYVDSIIRDVRWIGFDWGDRMFYASDYFDQLYAWAVKLIKAGKAYVDDLSPEEIRKTRGTLTESGQNSPFRNRSVEESLDLFERMRKGEFPSGSRTLRAKIDMASPNLNMRDPVMYRILHAEHHRTRNKWCIYPLYDFAHGQSDSLEKVTHSICTLEFEDHRPLYNWFIEQLGIFPSQQIEFDRLNLTYTVLSKRKLLQLVNEGIVRGWDDPRMPTLSGVRRRGYTPEALRNFCNSIGVSKTNGIIELAMLEHFLREDLNKRVPRVMAVLRPLKVVIDNYPEGQVEEMDAINNPEDATVGTRKVPFSQVLYIERDDFRENPPKQFYRLSLGREVRLRYGYFVTCTKVVKDTSGEVIEVHCKHDPATRGGNAPDGRKVKSTIHWVSATHALNAEVRVYDNLFLKEDPNEFEEGKDWISNLNPNSLEVIRNAKLEPSLANAGSGSRYQFERLGYFCVDPDSRPDALVFNRTVALKDTWAKVEKRSQR
- a CDS encoding ABC transporter ATP-binding protein — its product is MTRVLVEIRQLTKTYTRAGGLLSRSSAEETRAVNGVSFDIFAGETLGLVGESGCGKTTLGRMLLRLIEPTSGSVYFNRRDVLGASGAELRRLRRDMQIVFQDPFASLNPRMRVFDMVREPWIIHSNAGDNGRETGDHRHRAAELLSAVGLEPSTLNRYPHEFSGGQRQRIGIARALALKPRFLVLDEPVSALDVSVGAQIVNLLAKLQREFGLTYLFISHSMPIVRYLSTRIAVMRKGEIVEIGDAVRVTSSPQHEYTKALLAATPEVAVF